A genome region from Streptomyces sp. S4.7 includes the following:
- a CDS encoding glycosyltransferase family 2 protein — protein MPAQPPAVSVIMPVLNEERHLRNSVQHILEQEYDGEMEVVIALGPSTDRTDEIAAELVRETADSDRARVQTVPNPTGRTPAALNAAIKASKHPVVVRVDGHGMLSPNYISTAVRLLEETGAQNVGGIMNAEGENDWEHAVAAAMTSKIGVGNAAFHTGGSAGPAETVYLGVFRRAALEQQGGYNEEFIRAQDWELNFRIREAGGRIWFSPELRVQYRPRPSVRELAKQYRNYGRWRHVVARFHSGSINLRYLAPPVAVCANVLGVVVGLAFTPWALIVPGGYLAAIVAGSVPAGKGLPLKARLQIPLALATMHMSWGVGFLTSPRSLAKKVIASRRPAVQQSA, from the coding sequence ATGCCTGCCCAGCCCCCCGCCGTCTCCGTGATCATGCCGGTGCTCAACGAGGAACGGCATCTGAGGAACTCCGTCCAGCACATCCTGGAGCAGGAGTACGACGGCGAGATGGAAGTGGTCATCGCGCTCGGCCCGTCCACGGACCGCACCGACGAGATCGCGGCCGAACTCGTGCGCGAGACGGCGGACAGCGACCGCGCCCGCGTGCAGACCGTGCCCAATCCGACCGGCCGCACGCCGGCGGCGCTCAACGCGGCCATCAAGGCGTCCAAGCACCCCGTCGTCGTGCGCGTCGACGGCCACGGAATGCTCTCGCCGAACTACATCTCCACCGCCGTACGGCTCCTGGAGGAGACGGGCGCGCAGAACGTCGGCGGCATCATGAACGCCGAGGGCGAGAACGACTGGGAGCACGCCGTCGCCGCGGCGATGACCTCCAAGATAGGGGTCGGTAACGCGGCCTTCCACACGGGCGGCTCGGCGGGCCCCGCCGAGACCGTCTACCTGGGGGTCTTCCGGCGGGCCGCGCTGGAGCAACAGGGCGGCTACAACGAGGAGTTCATCCGGGCCCAGGACTGGGAGCTGAACTTCCGGATCCGCGAGGCCGGCGGCCGGATCTGGTTCTCGCCCGAGCTGCGCGTCCAGTACCGGCCGCGGCCGTCCGTCCGGGAGCTCGCCAAGCAGTACAGGAACTACGGCCGTTGGCGCCATGTCGTCGCCCGCTTCCACTCGGGCTCGATCAATCTGCGCTACCTGGCCCCGCCGGTCGCGGTCTGCGCCAACGTCCTCGGCGTCGTCGTCGGCCTGGCCTTCACCCCCTGGGCGCTCATCGTCCCCGGCGGCTACCTCGCGGCGATCGTCGCGGGCTCCGTACCTGCGGGCAAGGGCCTGCCCCTCAAGGCGCGGCTCCAGATCCCGCTCGCGCTCGCCACGATGCACATGTCGTGGGGGGTCGGCTTCCTGACCAGCCCGCGCTCGCTCGCCAAGAAGGTCATCGCGAGCCGCCGCCCGGCGGTCCAGCAGTCCGCCTGA
- a CDS encoding LCP family protein yields the protein MEQSTRRQRSRQHVPHADELGWDDSLYEDGAGADRPAGAPDAASGDGSGDAAGSGDGSGGARRSGPRRNGARPRNRRGKRRILRWVSSVVALLILGTAGAGYLYYRHLDGKLKKEDLTLGDKPMADHKANSAGQTPLNILLIGSDARDSKANQKLGGAKETFGGPPLADVQMLLHVSADRSNMSVVSMPRDTMLKMPKCTDPETGKVYPASTGNVQTNESLGRGGPGCTVATWYELTGITIDHFMMIDFAGVVSMADAIGGVPVCVQENVHSRNAEGKGSGLKLEKGENVIQGEEALQWLRTRYGFEDGSDLARTHAQHMYMNSMVRELRKGAKLTDPGKLMSLAEAATDALTVDKGLGGVKKLYDLAEELKQVPTNRITMATMPNVYGEGSESGRVFPKPGDAEQLFDMVRDDVPLDGKASKRKPPAESKDPAAAPAETAVLVRNGTGSDTQAPTPQRATAVAGLLNSEGYTKAVADVTPDATARTEVLFPSADLEGDAQAIAKSLGIPVSSAKKSTDVSGVTLVVGADWRTGDTYPKSAAKDEGKTPDTARALNGADDTECMEIQPGFTF from the coding sequence GTGGAACAGAGCACGCGCAGACAGAGGTCACGGCAACACGTCCCGCATGCCGACGAGTTGGGCTGGGACGACAGTCTGTACGAGGACGGTGCGGGAGCGGACAGGCCCGCGGGCGCACCCGATGCCGCGTCGGGCGACGGCTCCGGCGACGCCGCCGGCAGTGGTGACGGATCGGGCGGGGCGAGAAGGAGCGGTCCCCGCCGCAACGGCGCGCGCCCGCGCAACCGGCGCGGCAAACGCCGAATACTGCGCTGGGTCTCCTCAGTCGTCGCCCTGCTGATACTCGGCACGGCCGGCGCCGGATACCTCTACTACCGCCATCTCGACGGCAAGCTCAAGAAGGAAGACCTGACGCTCGGCGACAAGCCGATGGCCGACCACAAGGCCAACTCCGCGGGCCAGACCCCGCTCAACATCCTGCTCATCGGTTCCGACGCCCGCGACTCCAAGGCGAACCAGAAACTCGGCGGCGCCAAGGAGACCTTCGGCGGCCCGCCTCTGGCCGACGTACAGATGCTGCTCCATGTGTCGGCCGACCGCAGCAACATGTCGGTGGTCTCCATGCCGCGCGACACCATGCTGAAGATGCCCAAGTGCACCGACCCGGAAACCGGCAAGGTCTACCCGGCGAGCACGGGCAACGTGCAGACCAACGAGAGCCTGGGACGCGGGGGTCCAGGCTGCACGGTGGCCACGTGGTACGAGCTCACCGGCATCACCATCGACCACTTCATGATGATCGACTTCGCCGGTGTGGTGTCGATGGCGGACGCCATCGGCGGCGTACCGGTCTGCGTCCAGGAGAACGTCCACTCGCGCAACGCCGAGGGCAAGGGCTCGGGGCTGAAGCTGGAGAAGGGCGAGAACGTCATCCAGGGCGAGGAGGCGCTCCAGTGGCTGCGTACGCGTTACGGCTTCGAGGACGGCAGCGACCTCGCCCGCACCCACGCCCAGCACATGTACATGAACTCGATGGTCCGGGAGCTGCGCAAGGGCGCCAAGCTGACCGACCCCGGAAAGCTGATGAGCCTCGCGGAGGCGGCCACCGACGCGCTGACCGTCGACAAGGGCCTCGGCGGCGTCAAGAAGCTCTACGACCTGGCGGAAGAGCTCAAGCAGGTGCCCACGAACCGCATCACGATGGCCACGATGCCGAACGTGTACGGCGAGGGCTCCGAGTCCGGGCGGGTGTTCCCGAAGCCGGGCGACGCCGAGCAGCTGTTCGACATGGTCCGCGACGACGTGCCGCTGGACGGCAAGGCGTCGAAGCGCAAGCCCCCGGCCGAGTCCAAGGACCCGGCGGCGGCTCCCGCCGAGACCGCGGTGCTCGTACGCAACGGCACCGGCAGCGACACACAGGCGCCGACGCCGCAGCGGGCCACGGCGGTCGCGGGGCTGCTCAACTCCGAGGGCTACACGAAGGCCGTGGCGGACGTGACGCCCGACGCCACCGCGCGCACCGAAGTCCTGTTCCCCAGCGCGGACTTGGAGGGTGACGCCCAGGCGATCGCCAAGTCGCTCGGTATTCCGGTGAGTTCGGCGAAGAAGTCGACGGACGTGTCGGGTGTGACGCTGGTCGTGGGCGCCGACTGGCGTACGGGTGACACGTACCCGAAGTCGGCGGCGAAGGACGAGGGCAAGACGCCGGACACGGCGCGTGCGCTCAACGGCGCCGACGACACCGAGTGCATGGAGATCCAGCCCGGCTTCACCTTCTAG
- a CDS encoding peptidoglycan recognition protein, whose translation MRVFLSSSIGVACAAALVLPLSLPSGAVAAPQDTGAGTSVPGSTESLPLVPLGSERSSGVATEQGLPQRDVQPFSLVGVVWDDADAELHGSVQVRNRSAGTGAWSGWQDLETHNAEHGADLGTSERDSGTVRGSTAPLWVGASDGVEARVRADEDPDGGPARASLPSGLSLELVDPGEAPEQLPVTEADASRGQAIAADPDPAGTDQDAEDGAAPETGDSVATDPDDGTVTETDDGTVADTGVAARPHTAPRPRIISRKGWGANEKLREKQFGYTKTVKAAFVHHSATGNNYTCKQAPSVIRGIYRYHVTSSGWRDIGYNFAVDKCGNIYEGRAGGVTKPVMGAHTLGFNTNTTGIAVLGSYSSTSPPAAVTTAVAKLSAWKLGLHGINPRGKVTLTSGGSNKYKKGQKVAMNAVSGHRDGFVTDCPGNKLYSKLGSVRVSAAKYQGRS comes from the coding sequence ATGCGTGTATTCCTGTCATCCTCGATCGGTGTCGCGTGTGCCGCGGCTCTCGTACTCCCGCTCTCTCTGCCCTCCGGGGCTGTGGCGGCTCCCCAGGACACCGGAGCGGGCACATCCGTTCCGGGCTCCACCGAGTCGCTGCCACTCGTCCCGCTCGGGTCGGAACGCTCCTCCGGTGTCGCCACCGAGCAGGGGCTGCCCCAGCGGGACGTCCAACCCTTCTCGCTCGTCGGTGTCGTCTGGGACGACGCCGACGCCGAACTCCACGGCTCGGTCCAGGTCAGAAACCGGTCCGCCGGGACGGGCGCCTGGTCCGGCTGGCAGGACCTGGAGACGCACAACGCCGAACACGGCGCCGACCTCGGTACGTCGGAACGCGACTCCGGCACCGTACGGGGCTCGACCGCACCCCTGTGGGTCGGGGCGTCGGACGGTGTCGAGGCACGGGTCCGGGCGGACGAAGACCCGGACGGCGGCCCGGCCCGCGCGTCGCTGCCCAGCGGACTGAGCCTGGAACTGGTCGACCCGGGGGAGGCACCGGAACAACTGCCGGTGACGGAGGCCGACGCCTCGCGCGGCCAGGCGATCGCCGCCGATCCGGACCCCGCAGGGACCGACCAGGACGCCGAGGACGGCGCCGCCCCGGAGACCGGGGACAGCGTCGCCACGGACCCGGACGACGGCACGGTCACGGAGACCGACGACGGCACCGTCGCGGACACCGGCGTCGCCGCCAGGCCGCACACCGCGCCGCGCCCCAGGATCATCTCGCGCAAGGGCTGGGGCGCCAACGAGAAGCTGCGTGAAAAGCAGTTCGGCTACACGAAGACGGTGAAGGCCGCCTTCGTCCATCACAGCGCGACCGGCAACAACTACACCTGCAAGCAGGCGCCCTCCGTCATTCGCGGTATCTACCGCTACCACGTGACGAGCAGCGGCTGGCGGGACATCGGCTACAACTTCGCCGTCGACAAGTGCGGAAACATCTACGAGGGGCGCGCGGGGGGCGTCACGAAGCCGGTCATGGGTGCTCACACCCTCGGTTTCAACACGAACACCACGGGCATCGCGGTTCTCGGCTCGTACTCCAGCACCAGCCCGCCCGCGGCCGTCACGACCGCCGTCGCCAAGCTCAGCGCCTGGAAGCTCGGCCTGCACGGGATCAACCCGCGGGGCAAGGTGACGCTGACGTCCGGCGGCAGCAACAAGTACAAGAAGGGCCAGAAGGTCGCCATGAACGCGGTGTCCGGTCATCGGGACGGGTTCGTGACCGACTGTCCGGGCAACAAGCTCTACAGCAAACTCGGCTCGGTCCGTGTGTCCGCCGCGAAGTACCAGGGACGCTCCTAG
- a CDS encoding LCP family protein yields the protein MDAQGRGQGDGIDPADQWVLNPQTGNYELRLNHSEGQSSAPSRDAGNGHDAPRRSRNAPHTEGSPQGRSARERRAPGAAGTGAGVGAADEAGASIPRARNSSGSTGTSGTSRRDVPAQRGRRDANNADAAGAAAGRRKRKAPPASRKKKVLGWTGGITAFILIGGAGAAYYAYQELNGNISTIDVEGAGSGGFKKDQAVNILVIGTDKRTGSGNEGYGDKDSVGHADTTILFHVSKDRTNATALSIPRDLITDIPDCETNTESGKKIVPGEQGVRFNTSLGQSERDPGCTMRTVKELTGLTVDHFMMADFNAVKTLTTAVGGVEVCVAKDVDDPDSHLKLSKGKHVIKGEQALAFVRTRHSFGNESDLDRIQTQQQFLSAMIRKMKSSETLTSPSKLWDLASAATDALTVDTGIGSIEKLRDLGTELAKVNPKNISFTTLPVIDNPAEVVKATVVVNEAKAKPLFAMMQSDTSLTEVKEQEKAAKSKQAALLEGTKAAPADVRVDVFNGGGPQGSAQETLAWLQNEEGVPKSTNKGNAPEELDKTSLDYAPNQADQARRLADMMGLPAAAMKPGKEDAEGLQAMTLTLGADFKGAGVPIAGPAKAPDGVQKVEADKQVCAK from the coding sequence GTGGATGCGCAAGGCCGTGGACAAGGCGACGGGATCGATCCCGCCGACCAGTGGGTACTCAACCCGCAGACCGGCAATTACGAATTGCGACTGAACCACTCCGAAGGGCAGTCGTCCGCCCCTTCCCGTGACGCGGGAAACGGGCACGACGCTCCTCGTCGGTCGAGAAACGCGCCGCACACGGAAGGGTCGCCGCAGGGGCGTTCGGCCAGGGAGCGCAGAGCCCCCGGCGCCGCGGGCACCGGGGCGGGCGTCGGCGCGGCCGACGAAGCCGGCGCGAGCATCCCGCGCGCCCGTAACTCCTCCGGCTCCACCGGCACTTCGGGTACCTCCCGCCGCGACGTACCCGCCCAGCGAGGGCGCCGCGACGCGAACAACGCCGACGCGGCGGGCGCCGCAGCGGGCCGTCGCAAGCGCAAGGCGCCGCCCGCGTCCCGCAAGAAGAAGGTCCTCGGCTGGACGGGCGGCATCACGGCGTTCATCCTCATCGGCGGGGCGGGAGCCGCCTACTACGCGTACCAGGAGCTCAACGGCAACATCAGCACGATCGATGTCGAGGGAGCGGGCAGCGGAGGGTTCAAGAAGGACCAGGCCGTCAACATCCTGGTGATCGGTACCGACAAGCGCACCGGGTCGGGCAACGAGGGTTACGGCGACAAGGACAGTGTCGGCCACGCCGACACCACGATCCTCTTCCATGTCTCCAAGGACCGGACGAACGCGACCGCGCTCTCCATCCCCCGCGACCTGATCACCGACATCCCGGACTGCGAGACGAACACCGAATCCGGTAAGAAGATCGTCCCGGGTGAGCAGGGCGTCCGCTTCAACACCAGCCTCGGCCAGTCGGAGCGCGACCCGGGCTGCACGATGCGTACGGTCAAGGAGCTGACCGGGCTGACGGTCGACCACTTCATGATGGCCGACTTCAACGCGGTGAAGACACTGACGACCGCGGTCGGCGGTGTCGAGGTGTGCGTCGCCAAGGACGTCGACGACCCCGACTCGCATCTGAAGCTGAGCAAGGGCAAGCACGTCATCAAGGGCGAGCAGGCTCTCGCCTTCGTACGTACGCGCCACAGCTTCGGCAACGAGAGCGACCTGGACCGCATCCAGACCCAGCAGCAGTTCCTGAGCGCCATGATCCGCAAGATGAAGTCCAGCGAGACCCTGACCAGCCCTTCGAAGCTGTGGGACCTGGCATCGGCGGCGACCGACGCGCTCACGGTCGACACGGGTATCGGCAGCATCGAGAAGCTGCGCGACCTCGGTACGGAGCTGGCCAAGGTCAATCCCAAGAACATCAGCTTCACCACGCTCCCCGTCATAGACAACCCGGCGGAGGTCGTGAAGGCGACGGTCGTCGTGAACGAGGCGAAGGCCAAGCCGCTGTTCGCCATGATGCAGAGCGACACCTCCCTCACCGAGGTGAAGGAGCAGGAGAAGGCCGCCAAGAGCAAGCAGGCGGCGCTCCTCGAGGGAACCAAGGCGGCACCCGCCGATGTCAGGGTCGATGTGTTCAACGGCGGCGGGCCGCAGGGTTCCGCCCAGGAGACGCTCGCCTGGCTCCAGAACGAAGAAGGCGTACCGAAGTCCACCAACAAGGGCAACGCGCCCGAGGAACTGGACAAGACGTCGCTGGATTACGCACCGAACCAGGCAGACCAGGCCCGCCGTCTCGCGGACATGATGGGCCTGCCCGCCGCGGCGATGAAGCCGGGCAAGGAGGACGCCGAGGGGTTGCAGGCGATGACCCTGACTCTCGGTGCGGACTTCAAGGGTGCGGGCGTGCCCATCGCCGGACCGGCGAAGGCGCCGGACGGCGTGCAGAAGGTGGAAGCCGACAAGCAAGTGTGCGCCAAGTGA
- a CDS encoding TIGR03089 family protein: MNASDRTPADLLRSALTTDPARPLVTFYDDATGERVELSVATFANWASKTANLLQGDLAAAPGDRLALLLPAHWQTAVWLLACSSVGVCVEIGGDPADADVVVSGPAPDDLAAARACRGERLALALRPLGGRFPQAPDGFADYAVEVPGQGDRFAPFAPVDPDAPALAVAGTELTAAQVVERARADAKALGLTAPGARLLSARPYDSWEGLSAGLFAPLAAGSSVVLCRNMDQLSAQGLAKRIESERVTGTAQGDTVS; the protein is encoded by the coding sequence GTGAACGCCAGCGACCGCACCCCCGCCGACCTGCTGCGATCCGCTCTCACCACGGATCCGGCCCGCCCCTTGGTCACCTTCTACGACGATGCCACCGGTGAACGCGTGGAATTGTCCGTGGCCACCTTCGCCAATTGGGCGTCCAAGACCGCCAATCTCCTCCAGGGCGACCTCGCCGCCGCGCCCGGCGACCGGCTCGCGCTGCTGCTGCCCGCCCACTGGCAGACGGCCGTCTGGCTGCTCGCCTGTTCCTCGGTGGGGGTGTGCGTCGAGATCGGCGGCGACCCGGCCGACGCGGATGTCGTCGTCAGCGGCCCGGCCCCGGACGACCTCGCCGCCGCCCGCGCCTGCCGGGGCGAGCGGCTGGCCCTCGCGCTGCGTCCGCTCGGGGGCCGCTTCCCCCAGGCGCCCGACGGGTTCGCCGACTACGCGGTCGAGGTGCCCGGCCAGGGCGACCGCTTCGCCCCGTTCGCCCCGGTGGACCCGGACGCGCCCGCGCTCGCCGTCGCCGGTACGGAGCTGACGGCGGCCCAGGTCGTCGAGCGGGCCCGCGCCGACGCCAAGGCCCTCGGTCTGACGGCGCCCGGCGCCCGGCTGCTGTCCGCCAGGCCGTACGACTCCTGGGAGGGGCTCTCGGCCGGGCTGTTCGCGCCGCTCGCCGCGGGCTCGTCGGTGGTGCTGTGCCGCAACATGGATCAGTTGTCGGCGCAGGGGCTGGCCAAGCGGATCGAGAGCGAGCGCGTCACCGGCACGGCGCAGGGCGACACGGTGAGCTGA
- a CDS encoding LCP family protein translates to MDSPVTDSAGTPPEPDPRADDEPPTASPGSDGGDTSAERAGAAEAGAEKTGAEEAAEAVPDGATAETRADAEASGEAETSDSPDAPAAPPADGDDPGTDDAPRRRHWLRWAALGTSVAVLAASGVGWWFYQKLDGNITTDTTAEAELRTYEKERPKPIAVDAKNILLIGSDTRSGEGNGKYGRDDGGSQRSDTTILLHLAADRQSATAVSIPRDLMVEIPSCQTSDGKRSREQSAQFNWAFQFGGTACAVRTVEKLTGIRVDHHMVVDFSGFKDMVDAVNGVEVCLKKPVDDSDAHLKLPAGKQTLTGEEALGFVRARKTIGDGSDTERMERQQQFLGSLVKKVQSNGVLLNPTRLYPVLDAATKSLTTDPGLNTLRDLYDLARGLRNVPTEKVQFLTVPRQPYVNDPNRDELVQPDAGELFTQLRKDEPVSVVPAGQERNSGNEQGDTQRDDESAKTDGKPDDTGSSSATPTPSFPGTNAAAGLCE, encoded by the coding sequence ATGGACTCGCCCGTGACCGACAGTGCTGGCACGCCGCCCGAACCGGACCCCCGGGCCGACGACGAGCCGCCGACCGCGTCGCCCGGATCCGACGGCGGCGACACCTCGGCGGAGAGAGCCGGCGCCGCGGAAGCCGGAGCCGAGAAAACCGGTGCGGAGGAAGCCGCCGAAGCCGTACCGGACGGAGCGACGGCCGAGACCAGGGCCGACGCGGAAGCCTCAGGGGAGGCCGAGACGTCCGACAGCCCGGACGCGCCTGCCGCCCCTCCCGCCGACGGCGACGACCCCGGCACCGACGACGCCCCGCGCAGACGCCACTGGCTCCGCTGGGCCGCCCTCGGCACCTCCGTCGCCGTCCTCGCCGCCTCCGGTGTCGGCTGGTGGTTCTACCAGAAGCTCGACGGCAACATCACCACCGACACCACCGCCGAAGCCGAGCTGCGGACGTACGAGAAGGAACGCCCCAAGCCCATCGCCGTCGACGCGAAGAACATCCTGCTCATCGGCTCCGACACCCGCTCCGGCGAGGGCAACGGCAAGTACGGCCGCGACGACGGCGGTTCGCAGCGCTCCGACACCACGATCCTGCTGCACCTCGCCGCCGACCGGCAGAGCGCTACCGCCGTCTCCATCCCGCGCGATCTGATGGTCGAGATCCCGAGCTGCCAGACCTCGGACGGCAAGCGCTCACGCGAGCAGTCCGCGCAGTTCAACTGGGCTTTCCAGTTCGGCGGTACGGCGTGCGCGGTACGTACGGTCGAGAAGCTCACCGGTATCCGCGTCGACCATCACATGGTGGTCGACTTCAGCGGGTTCAAGGACATGGTGGACGCCGTCAACGGCGTCGAGGTCTGCCTCAAGAAGCCCGTCGACGACAGCGACGCGCATCTGAAGCTGCCGGCGGGCAAGCAGACCCTCACCGGCGAGGAAGCCCTCGGTTTCGTACGGGCCCGCAAGACCATCGGTGACGGCAGCGACACCGAACGCATGGAGCGCCAGCAGCAGTTCCTGGGGTCGCTGGTCAAGAAGGTGCAGAGCAACGGCGTTCTGCTCAATCCGACCCGGCTGTATCCGGTGCTGGACGCGGCGACAAAGTCGCTGACGACGGATCCCGGACTGAACACGCTCAGGGATCTGTACGACCTGGCACGCGGTCTGCGGAACGTACCGACGGAAAAGGTGCAATTCCTTACCGTACCGCGACAGCCTTATGTCAATGACCCGAACCGTGACGAGCTGGTACAGCCCGATGCGGGGGAGCTGTTCACGCAACTGCGCAAGGACGAGCCCGTCTCGGTCGTCCCCGCGGGCCAGGAGCGGAACAGCGGAAACGAACAGGGGGACACCCAACGTGACGACGAAAGTGCGAAGACGGACGGAAAGCCGGACGACACGGGATCGTCGAGCGCCACTCCCACTCCGTCTTTCCCGGGCACAAATGCCGCCGCCGGGCTGTGCGAGTAA